The DNA region CAATAATCGGGTGGCTACCACGTGCTCACTGCCTCTTGGGGCAGCCACAGCTGCCTCAAAGTCTCCACCTGGAGGCAAGTTGCCCACTCCAGCATCTGCACCCGCTTGTACCATGCAGACTTAGAAAGAACTACTGGGGCCCTGTGGAGCCCAGAGAGAGAGGCCTTCAGCAACACACACGACACCACCACACCCTCTGGGCTTTGCACCCCTGCCAACCTCACACAGGGTCCAAATCCATCTGCAGCCCAGCTGAACAGTCCTTCCTGGAGCAAAACCCTAATGCTGCCACAGAAGAGGACTTCAGGCAGTGTGTGAAGGGCTGGACGGGAAGGGGGAGCAGTGCACAGAGCTGCAGCTCAGGCTTTGGTAGAGGGGTCACATTGCTCACACAGGCAACCTTTCCCTAGGTGCAGTCAGCAATTGCACCTTCATCCCGCAGCGCAGCTGAAATTTAAGAGAAACTCTTTCTGCTCAGCTTCTCTTATTTTGATATGAACCTTTCTGCTTAATAATCTGGAGCAAAGAATGAATGCTGTGGATGATGGTGAGGACAGAAGCAAAAAGCCAGAGCCACACGGGAGAtgctttttgtgctgttttattcTTAGATGTAGGCACCCATACCATACCTATTCGTACCAATATCCAGAGCTGAAAGTGCAGCTGGGGAGACCGAGGCTGTCAGCGCAGAGGAAAGTCCCCACTGAACGAGACTTTATAACACAAGTATACTGACCACACTTCCTCAGCCTGGCAGTTCGCCCAGGAGAACATTTGTCCTAAGCCCATAGCAATATGAGTCTGCTATATAGCCGTGCATGTCCCTTGTACATTTTTCTGCTGGTACATCTCTGGAGGAGATGGTGCACAGGGTATGGTGGAGGCCAGCAGTCCCACAGGCACGTGGGTCACAGAGCTAGCGAGGATGGCTAGAAGCCGGCTGCCAGCGTTCATGGCTCGTTAAGTCacaacacaaattgcacccaccgCTTGGCCCGGAGCAGGGCCccttctttctgctcttccttgGTCAGAAGGTCAACGTGCGCACAGTGccgggctgctctgcagcctcttGAGGATCCTTTGCCGGATCTGGGTTATTTTGATGCTGTACACAATGGGATTCGGCATGGGGGGGATGAGGACATAGatgaagcccatgaggatgtgcACCAGCGGGGAAGCATGCTCCCCAAACCGGTGCACAATGGTCAGCCCTATGAGGGGGATGTAGAAGATGAGGACAGCACAGAGGTGGGAGACGCAGGTGTCCAGAGCCCGGAGGCGCTCCTCCCCAGAGGCAATGTTGAAGACTGTCTTCACGATGATGACATAGGAAAGGAGAATGAGCAGGGAGTCAATGCCAAATGTGGCCAGGACTGCAAAGAGGCCGTAGATGATGTTGACTCTCCTGTCCGAGCAGGCAAGCTTCATCATGTCCTGGTGCACACAGAACGAGTGGGAGAGAGTGTTGACTCTGCAGTACCGCAGCAGCCGGAGGAGGATTGGGGTTGGGAGCCCAAAGAAGACAGCCCTGAAAACCATTGCCAACCCTGTCTTGGCTATCCTGGAATTAGTCAGGATCAGGGAGTATCTGAGGGGGttggagatggcaacaaagcggtcaaaAGCCATCGCCACCAGGATACCAGACTCCACACAGGACAGGGAGTGAATGAAGAACATCTGAGTGGCACAGGCATCAAAGCTGACTGCTCGGGAGTTGAACCAGAAGAGGCAGAGCATGGTTGGCAGGGTGGTGGCAACCAGACACA from Apteryx mantelli isolate bAptMan1 chromosome 1, bAptMan1.hap1, whole genome shotgun sequence includes:
- the LOC136991031 gene encoding olfactory receptor 51G1-like produces the protein MATNGSSKPLMFLLTGFPGLENIHPWIAISISLMYLVAICGNCTILAIIQAEASLHKPMYLFLAMLAVTDLCLVATTLPTMLCLFWFNSRAVSFDACATQMFFIHSLSCVESGILVAMAFDRFVAISNPLRYSLILTNSRIAKTGLAMVFRAVFFGLPTPILLRLLRYCRVNTLSHSFCVHQDMMKLACSDRRVNIIYGLFAVLATFGIDSLLILLSYVIIVKTVFNIASGEERLRALDTCVSHLCAVLIFYIPLIGLTIVHRFGEHASPLVHILMGFIYVLIPPMPNPIVYSIKITQIRQRILKRLQSSPALCAR